The bacterium genome contains the following window.
CTGACTGTCGTTCCATGGCTCATACGGGGATGTTTGCTCGGTAAAACCATCCCGGATGTACTGGGCAATCGGTGGTTCGGTTGAGGCGAGATTCTGGTCAACACGCCAGGGATCCTTGAAGTCGAACGAAAGCCCGCTGTACGCAGATGTGATTTCCCGCTTGACAAGGTTTCCGGCCTTTGTGGCTGTATCGGCTTCGGCAGTGTAGTCATCTACCCTTCCATCCCAAATGCCAGTGAACTCCCTTACACGATATTTTGATTCGGTCTCGTTCCAATGTTTGAATTTGTGTCGACCGGTGAGACTCTGATGTTCGAATTTGGCGAAAAACGTCTCCGTGAGATGATCCTTCCATTGCCACCAAGACCTAGTAGCTGGGGGCGTTTCGAACGCTGGAAGTTGCGCGTAATCAGCTCTAAAGCCTGTGGTATCGTACGCATTCTCATCGCCGCGTACAATACTCTCAGGGAGCACATCCCAGTCCCTTATCCCGTCAACGACGTTTGTGATGGTCACACCGGCAATGAGTTCCGGATCCGGAGGAGTGTAATACACTTCCAGAAGCACGTCCATCGGCTTGATATACCACACTCGATCTGTGAAGGACTGGAAGGGGCCTAGTAGAAGTGTAAAGAATCCCTGATCTGCATCTACTGCGGCCTGAACTGCATCTCGAAGTGGAGCATTTGCGTAAGTTTCATCCTGAGATGCATAGAAATACTTGCCGTCTGTGTCACTGAGATCATTGTTTACGCGTTGGGATCCCGCCAGATGGACTTCTGGAATCTGTGGCTGTCGTTGCAGGGTTACATCATAGAATATGTCATCGCTGGCAGATGAAGGCAATTCATAGTCCGCGTGATAGAGAAGGACCGCCATCTCCTCATCCTGATAATTCCTATAGAGGATTGTAAGGCGAACACTATCAACATATGCTCCCGAATCGAGCGATGCAGGCAGGATCCACTGAATAGCCATTACATCGAGATAGCGATCACTCCCGGATTCCCAGTCCCCAACACGAAAGGATCCGTCCCATCGCGGTGTAGGGTCCGTTATCGGATTCCATGATGCTGGTGGCCCGACATTATACTTGCCGCGAATCGAACGGGTGTAATCAGAGCCCTGGATGAAGGTAAGTTGCTGCGCCAGCGTCGTCACGGGGATCAGGCATAGCAGTCCCGCAACGACCGCGAGAATCAGTCGCTTCATTGAAACCTCCTGTAAACAGGTTGTTGGGATAATTGAACTATCTCCAGTCCCCGGGCTCGGAAACCAGAGTGTAAATATCTATACGATCCTGCTCAACGCATACCTTTGACGATAACCACTTCTGTACCTTCCGTGAGTACTCCTACGACCCATGCCTCGTCCCCGTGCATTGTGCAGCCCTTGAAATAGGCGGTTTCAAGACCTGGCAGATTTTGGAATGATTTCCACGTTTCCTGATTGTAGTGCAGTATTGTTGAGGCAGCCCCGACAACAAGTATATCCCATCGGCTGTTCGCTGCCATGTCTCTTCCGTATCCGCTTTTATGTTCCAGTTCCCAATCCATAGTCTTCTGCCAACTCTTCCCATCGAAATGGAATGCGTGCGGTCCATCCGTGTAAATATCATCCAGATGGCTGAACCAGAGGGCCTGCACGCCGTGGGGCAGGCTGTCCTGCGAGAAGAACTCTACTTTTTCTCCGACAACCGTGTAAAATGCGGTCGGGCCAGCATCCCCGGGACCCGTCGCCGCCACCAGCACCGTATCGCCGTTTCCGTGCATCGCCGTGATATCCTGGTCGATGTCACTCTTCAACAAATTCCAGTAATTCCCGTTGTAGTGGATCATCTGGCCTTTCATCCCAGCTGCGTAGATGTTTCTGGGACCAGTACCCCAGCACGTACGCATTCCGCCTGCATCTCTCAGCACAGAGAGTAGTCTTGAATCTGTCTCATATTCATGTCCATCCCAGTGAATGAACACGGTGCCCTGCAGAAACCAAATATCATCTGGTGAAGTCCCAAATATGGTATGGAGTTCGTGCACGCTCGGTTCCGTTGCTGACCCCATAGGATCCTCCCACACCTTTTCCAGTTTCCACTCTTTGCCATCCCACCGGCAGGCGTTGTAGTTCTCTCCTTTGTGCTGTATCCAGCCCACCGCCCACACGCAGGTGTCGTTGATGTAGCACACGTCCCATAGATGGCCTTTTGTGTTTTCGGGATCGATGATCGTGTGTTCCCAGGTCCAGTCCTGCGAAGATGGGCCTTCAACTTTTGCCGGAGGCGGTTCGGTGGTGGAATCGGTGCAGGTGTTGCCGAGAAGTAATACAAGCAGAAGTGGCAAGAGGAATTTTGAGAACTTCATGAAAACTCCAACGCAATGGGCGAACAATTCTGAAACCATGTAGAAAGACGAGCTTGACCGACAGAGTGGAGAATTGAGGTCCCAATACTGAGGTATCCTCGACTCAGTGTCGGAGGGTTGAGCAGCACGTTGCAATCGCACTCGACTCGATCAGTTTCGATGAAAATCTCCAGCACGAAAGCGATCCAGGTCGCTCATGTACAGGTTTACACCGAAGCCATATCTCCTCATCTGACTTTCATACCCTATATACCTCCGGAATGCCTCTGGTGGACAAAAATAATCCAAGAAAATGAAACAATTTCATAAAGTAGTGTATTACAGTCCATGAGGATCCAATGCAAATACAACACTCCATGTCCGAAAAGTCAGTTGCTGCGCCAGCGTTGTCGCGGGGATCAGGCAGAGCAGTCCCACAACGACTGCGAGAATCAGTCGCTTCATTGAAACCTCCTGTAAACAGGTTATTTGGGATAAATGAACTATCCCCAGTCCCCGGGCCCGGAAATCAGGGTTTCTATATGCTTCCTATTTTGCTGACCGCGTACCTTTGACGATAACCACTTCCGTACCTTCCGTGAGTACTCCTACAACCCATGCTTCTTCCCAAGGTGAAGATCTTATTTTAAAGGTGACTTGTGATCCGTCTGATCTAATAGAAGTGTGACTGGCAAGGCTCAAAGCGCCAGCAGGTCTTCGTCCGGGTAGCGTTCGTAGGGGATGGGATCTTCGCTGTCGGCGCGGCGGAAGCCGCGGAGGCGAAGGACGCAGGATTCACAGACGCCGCAGGCGCGGTCTTCGTTCTTGTAACAGCTCCAACTCAGCTGCAAAGGTGCGCCGAGGGCGAGTCCCTCACGAATGATTTCATCCTTGGAAAGATGAATCAACGGGGTACGGATGCGCAGGGGACGCTCGTACTTCGTGCCTGTCTCGATCACGCGCTGATAGGCCTGGTAAAAACTCTCCCTGCAGTCGGGATAGCCCGAACTGTCCTCTTCCACCGCCCCGACGAACAGCGCTTCGGCTCCCAGCACCTCGGCCCAGCTCACGGCAATGCTCAGCATGTTGGCGTTGCGAAAGGGCACGTAGGTGTTCGGGATGCCGTGGGATTCCTTTTCCGCATCGCGCACTTCCATGCCGGTGTCGGTCAGACTCGAGCCGCCGATGCGCGCCAGGTGCTCGATGGAAATCACCAGGCGCCGCTCCTCCGGCACGCCGTAATGCTCGGCAATATCTTCGAACGCGCGCAGCTCACGAGCCTGCGTGCGCTGCCCGTAGTTCACGTGCAGCAGCGCCAGTTCGAATTCACGCGCCGCCATGGCCACGGTCACGCAGCTGTCCATTCCCCCCGAAGCCAGCACGATGGCGAGCGGTCTGTCAGGCTGTTCGCTCATCCCTCGCACCTCATTCCACGTTCCCGATCCAGCCCGGCTTGTAGTATTCGGTTTCCACCAGCGAACTGATGCCGCCGCGCGTGTTGAACTCGCCGGAGACCTTCATGTAGCGGGGCTTGCAAACTTCCACGAGGTCGTCGAGAATTTCATTGACGGAAGCCTCGAAGTAAATCCCCTTGTTGCGAAACTCGAGGTAATAGTACTTGAGCGACTTCAGCTCGATGCACAACTCGTCGGGAATGTAGTACAGCGTGATCGTCGCAAAATC
Protein-coding sequences here:
- the queF gene encoding preQ(1) synthase, with the protein product MVDIDTFPNKYPNRDYEITHVNPEFTSVCPVTGLPDFATITLYYIPDELCIELKSLKYYYLEFRNKGIYFEASVNEILDDLVEVCKPRYMKVSGEFNTRGGISSLVETEYYKPGWIGNVE
- the queC gene encoding 7-cyano-7-deazaguanine synthase QueC; its protein translation is MSEQPDRPLAIVLASGGMDSCVTVAMAAREFELALLHVNYGQRTQARELRAFEDIAEHYGVPEERRLVISIEHLARIGGSSLTDTGMEVRDAEKESHGIPNTYVPFRNANMLSIAVSWAEVLGAEALFVGAVEEDSSGYPDCRESFYQAYQRVIETGTKYERPLRIRTPLIHLSKDEIIREGLALGAPLQLSWSCYKNEDRACGVCESCVLRLRGFRRADSEDPIPYERYPDEDLLAL